The following is a genomic window from Leptospira selangorensis.
AGCTTATCCTATCTTAGAATCCGCATTGGCTTTCTTAAGAGATATGGCAAGTTTCGAATCCGCAGGCGTTTCCGAAAAAAAAGACTAGTCTCAAATCAAATTCTCGCTGCCTGAATCGGAGGAATGAATAAATTCGTCTTTGCATGTTTGGATTTATCCGCAAAGAACTGATCATTTTTCTTTCCTCCGTACGTTATAATACTCGTATCATCGTTCCGTCTTGGGTGGAACATTCGGACGAATATCTCAATTCTTCTTCCAGATATTTTCCTTTAGTTGGATGGATTGTTGGAGCTATAGCTTGGTTCGTTCTATGGGTTGCAGATCTTTCATTGAGTTGGGAGATCAGTATCGTTTTAGCAATGGCAGTTTCCGTTTTGGTTACTGGCGCTTTCCATGAAGACGGATTTACAGACGTATGCGACGGGTTCGGTGGAGGATGGACTAAAGAGAAAATCCTAGAAATTATGAAGGATAGCAGGATAGGCGCCTTCGGAACAATCGGAATTATACTCGTACTTCTTCTTAAATTCGTATGCTACAAATCTTTAGAAGAATTTTCCATCGAAGTTCTCTTCATCACCATACTATCCTCTCATTCTTCCAGTAGATTTTGGGCATTATTCACTGCAAAAACTCTTCCTTATGTGAGAGAAGACCAACTCTCCAAAGCAAAACCGATCATCCAAACTTTAAAAACTTCTAATGTAATTATTGCAGGGATTTGGGGACTGGCTCCTTGGCTCGCATTCTTTCACAACGAGTATCTTCCTTCGGATAGGGTTTTTGGATTTTTATTATACCCCTTCCTTTTACAAACATTCGGATATTTATATCTTAGAAGTTTTTACAAAAAATGGCTGGGAGGATATACAGGAGATTGTTTGGGTGCAGTCCAACAAGTTACCGAACTATTATATCTGATCGGGATCGTCGCCGCATGGAAATCTTTTTAGTCAGACATACCACTCCTGAAGTAGAACCGGGAACTTGTTATGGTAAATCGGATCTAGGACTTCCTTCCAGTTTTGAAAAGGAAGCGGAGAATGTTCTGAAACTTCTTCCTGAAAAAGTACATTCAATCCGAACCAGTCCTTTATTCAGATGTTATAGTTTGGCAGAATATATCAGCAAACATCTAGAATCAAAATCGATCACTCCCGCTTGGAAAGTGGACTCGAATATCCAAGAGTTGGACTTCGGTGATTGGGAAGGGCGTTTGTGGGAAGACCTACCAAGATCCGAAACCGATCCATGGATGGAAGATTTTGTAAACAGAAGGCCTCCAGGAGGGGAAACCTACTCCGAATTAAAGACAAGGATCTTAAGATCCTGGGAAGAAGGTCTTCAAGAAGCAAAGTCTTGGGAAAATCTCAAAAAAGAAGAAGGGGAAACATCCGAATACAAAACGATCTGGGTCAGCCACGGAGGACCAATCCGATGTTTATCATCTATGGTATTAGGTTTCCCCTTGGAGAATTCGTTTCGATTAGTTTTAGAATATGGATCCGTTTCTTGTTTTAAGATACGATTTGGAGAAATCGAATCTTATCCTCAATTTGTTTATTGGAATAAGAAGTAAACCTACTTAGAACTAATAAGACATAAACAAATAATCGGATCGCTAAGGTGTTTTTATTTTTATCCGATAAGGAATATAGTATTCGAATCCCTCATGTTCTCTTTCCGAAATTTCAGATATAGTTCCGTTCTTAATAACGAAATATTAAAGTATATTCTTATCATATCTTTACTTCTCGGCCCTTCTTTCCTCGTTTCGGATACTTCGCCCGAGCTTGCAGTACCAGGACAGCCTGAAACTGCAAAACTATTTATATTAGATGCAAGTGGTTCCATGAACGAATACCTTGGGATCTATCAAAAGGTTCATCTTGCAAAAAAGTACGTTCGTCATTATGTGGATAAACTTCCGGAGGAAACTGAAGTAGGTTTTATCGCTTATGGAAATCGTCTGCCTGGTTGCCAATCTTCCAGACTTTATCAGCCATTAGAAAAAGGAAATCGTCCCGGTTTTCAAAATAAACTTTTCGGTCTTACTCCTTCCGGCGCTACTCCACTTGCAGAATCTATCAGGATCGCGGGAGATTATATCGTTCGCAGGAAATCTCCAACCGACTTGATCTTAGTTACTGATGGAATTGAAAGCTGCTACGGAAATCCGGAAAAAGAACTCCAGGTGCTTCAACAAAAAGGTATAAATTTCAAAATGCATATCTTTGGTCTAGGACTGAAACCAGAAGAAAAAAGAATCATGCAATCTTTGGCCAAAATAGGAAACGGGAAGTATTATAATGTTGGAGAAGATAGCGATTTCTTTCTCGCGATGGAAGATCTTTTAAAACAAGAACCTCTACCTAAAAGAACGGAAGTAGAGTCGGAAAAGCGTAAACCTAAGATCAGGATCGCAGGAATCGAAAAAAATCAAACCGATTCAGAAGATAATTTTTATAGAGTAAAATTTATTTTTGAGAATTCAGATTCTGATAATCAATGTGTACTCTTAAATTTGAAAAGAAGAAGTTCTACTTCTTCTAAAATACAAAGCTGGAATCCTCAAAGAGCTTCTGAACCGGAAAGAGTATTGCGAACGGAACAAATCTGTTTCCGATCTAGAAAGGGAGAAGGAGAATTTCAGATCTCTGCTCCGGCACATCTTCCTTTAAACTTGGAATTGGAACTTTGGGACACAAAAGGTATCCCAAGTCCCGTGGACAAAAGTGGAGAAAAAAATCTAACCGAATAAGGTCTTAGAAAGATCTTAAAAAATCCAAGTTTTGATGATTCGGATAAGTTACCTTATATTCTAACTTGATCTCTTTTTTTCCGGAAGGCGGGATCACTAAATTCCACTCAATAATCCCAGAGTTAGCGCGATATTCTTTTGAACCAGGAGTACTTGCCTCTTGATTCACTTCTACTTTCACACTTGCTGATTCAGAAATAGGGATCTGCTCTCTTACTATCACAGTTTTACTTTCTTTACCGAAATTTTCCAAACTTAGATAAACTTTCTTCTCCATCACTTTTTGAGTAGAAATGAGTCCTTCTTTCGTTTGGTTCCAATCCTTTCTATAAGAAAGTCTTAAACTACCTTCCGTTCCAAGAGAGACGGAAAGATTTTCTTTCGGAGAAACATAAGAAACTTTTGTTCTTCCTACAAGCCCCGAACTTCTGAATAAAGAAACTTCCCCAGGAAGGATGGGAAATTCTCCCATATTCTGAAACTCAGCTTCTAATAGAGGAAACGGTTTGTATCTAGGAGAAGCCACGGTTTTTACCTGGATAGGCGCGTTAAAAGATAACATTTCGAATTTTCTGGATTCTTTTTGCGAAGCCAAGGTGATCGTTTTAGGAAGCCTGAATAAAAATCCGCTTCCTCTTTCGCTAGAAGGGGAAGGTTCTTCCGTAGAGGGAATATTGGATTCTTCATTAGGCATTTGAGCGGCACCGACAGCCTGAGTCTGGTTCGTAAGAATTTCCTGCTTCGAATCCACTTCTACATCAAATAACCTTAATGGACGAAGTCTGTCCCTTCTAAGAGACAGATCAGGTCTGGTGGTAGAAAGTAGAAGTTGTACTCCCTTCCAATCTTCTCCGGATTCTTGTCGAATCTCTACTATGTATTCCAGTTTCGCTTTAGTCAAAGAATCATCCGCAGTTAGAATATAAGTAGGTTTCCAGTCGGCGCTTGGAACTAAATAACTCAAACGAAGTTCCACACTCTTGGCCTCTGAACTTGTATTAACGATTTGGACCCAAGTTGTACGTGTACTTTTTTCCGCTTGGGACAATAAGAGTGAAAGTTGAGCTCTCGATTCCTCCAACTCGGTTTGAACCTTACGTTTTGATTTTTCTAATTTCTCCCAAGAGGCAAAAATTGAAACAGCTTCATCTCTGGTTTTTTTAAGATAAGTTCCCCAATTTTTTCCGTCTCCTTCTACCCTTCCGTATAGAAGATTACGGCCCACAACGTCCGAAACTTTTTTACGCATCTCTGATAATAGGTCTTTTTCGGCCCTTAGATCATTCTCTTTTGCTAATATATTTTCCAGATCCTTCTCCAGTTGCTGCACTTTTTTCTGGAGTTGGGCGACTTCCGGATTAGAAGCGGCAGTACCTTCTTCTTTCCAAGTCCTGGAACCTGTAACCTCTACTTGAGGAGAAGTTACCGCTGCCGTTAAAGTTTCCTCTAAAAGAGAAACTGGAAGATACGAAATTTCTATCTTATTAGTTCCGGGTTCTAACTGTACTCTTCCGGATCTTAAAATCTGAGCTGTTCCCTGATGAACGGTCACTTCTTTGATAGGAAGACTGAATTCTTTTCCGAATACCGGAAAAGAAACCAAAACGAAAATAAATACGAATTTCGCGACTGATGAATACATTAAAATTTTATAATTTTTCATAATAAGCCTCAATAAGAATCCGAACCAGGAGTTTCTCTTAGGATATTGTCCGCAGGATAAGAAACCGTGTATTCGAATTGAACTGTTTTGCGTGAGTTTGCACCGATCTCAAACTCGTAAGTCAAAATCCCATCGTCTGTTTTGGATTTAGGCGTATCAGTGCCTAAGGACCATTCCACTTTTACGCTATCATCGTTTGTATAAGGAATACGATCGATCAGGCGGACAGGAACAGCTCTACGTTTATTATTTTTAATAGAAATAGTAACTCTATAACGGATATTCTTTTTACGGGAAATGATCCCCGATTTATCATCCAGCTTTTCTTGTTTTCTCTCCACTTTGATATCTCTATCCGGCCCGAGTTCCATTTTGATCTCTTGGCCAGGTTTCAAAGTGGAGACCGTAGTTGTTCCTAAAAGATTTTCTCCTGAATAAATTTCCAGAGGGCCGGCAAGCAAAGGTTCTCTTTCCGTATTCGAAGAAACCACATTCAGAAAAACTCCATCGTTTGTAAGTGGAGAAGTTTCATAACCAGGACGAACGGTAATATTTCTTTTACGAAGGAATACTCGATTCAATGTGCGATCAGAAGGGATTTTTTCTCTAGACTGGGCAATATATCTGAAATCGAATCCTTCGGAAGAAATTCCCGGAGCAATCAATTGATTGGAATATTTTTTATCCGAACTCAATTGAGAAGATCTATTTAAAAGATTTTGCACTTCGTTTTCCAGATCTTTCAGTTCTTTTCTGGAACTTTCTCTTAAACCTGAAAATCTACGAAGAGCTTCTTTTCCATATCGAATGGATTCTTCGTATGATCCTTGGTCGAAAGAATATTTTTGGCTCGCAAGTTCTCCTTGCAGTCTGTTCATATTCTCTTCTACACGAAGTGAATTGGATCTGTCCTTATAATTTCCTTCTATCAATGCACGAGATTGCATTAAAGGACTATCATTCTTTTCCTGATATTGAACATCATCGATTCTCTCTTCCGCTTTACTTCTTTGAGAAATTTTAGGTGCAGGAGCTTTTTTCTTGGATTCCTTTTTACTTTGGATCATAGCGCCCGCGTTTGCAGAAGGTTTAGAAGGAGCGTCATACTCCTTATCAGCAGGAGAATAATCTTCTTCTCCCGAATACACAGCTACTTCTTTAGAAGCGATCCTGTATTCTCTATATTCTGGTAAGTCTATATCTTGGTTTGGATTCGCTGTGGAAAATTCTAATCGAACGTTTTTCCAATCTTCTCCAGTTTCATTCCGGACCAATGCATGCCAACCTAACTCCGCCTCTTGTCCGTTCGAATTCAATTCTAATGTATAACGAGGAAACCAGTTTGCACCTCGGATCAAATATTTATATTCAAATGGAAAAGTATTCGGAGTATCGGATTCAACATCTAAACGAATCTCTTTCCTGCGGAGTGTATCGCCTTCTGCTAGATGAGCGATCTTAGTGGTGACTATATAAAACTCTTCCCGGATACGATCTAACTCTTCTAACTTTGCTAATCTAAGTTTCGTATTATCTTCCGCTAGTTCGGCATACGTTTTGCGGAAGGAAGAAAAATTTTCCGAGTCGATCTTCTCCACTACTCCGTCCTGGTCTCTGATCGCAGGTTTAATCGATTTGATAGAAGCTTCCCAATCCAAAAGGTCTTGGACCTCTCTCGATTTTGTACTTAAAGCTAATAATAGACTTTCTTTCCTTTTTTCCAACTCTTCCGCTTCTTGGGATTTTTTTCTTCTAGATGCTTTTTCCGAAACACGTATCCCTTTGATCTTAAATTTTTTATTCGGATCGGTAAATGTGATGATCACACTCTTGTCCAAGGAAGCGATCGGAACTTCTCCCAATAAAACTTCCGAAACTCCCGCGGGAAGTTTAACCTCGGATTGTCTAGTAACATAAACCAGATCGGAATACAATAGAACGGAATCAATTCTTGCATAAGAAACGGGGACAGGAGATTTAGAGGCCTTCTCCTCTTCCGTAATGGCTGTAGGAGTGTCACTTGCTGAAGGATCGGATTCTTGGGCGTAAAAATTAGTCCCTAACAAAATCAGAAAAGATGCTGCAAGAACCGAGGAAGAAAAACGAGAAATCATAGGTTCTATGTGGATACTTGCCGAAACATAGTTCGTCAATTTATTTTCACAGCCATAAAAAAAGCGCCTTCGTTGAAAAGGCGCTTTTTAACTCTAAAAACTAGCTCAAAAATCAGGAACTAAACTGTTTTAGGCATGTATCCTTTGATGCTGAAAAACCTTTTTTGAGAAACCAAAAAGCCTCCCAACACAAAGAATGAGATCAATGCTACCTGTTTCATTAATTCAGGAAGATATTGTAAAGTCTCTACAGGAAGAACGGCAGTCAATTTTTCTACATGAGTAAAATCGAAAGGATATACATAGGTCAGAGCAGCGATAGAAGCCAGGCGGATCAGCTCAGAAACAATACCTGAAGTTTTTAGTTCGAAAATCGCGCCTATATTCCATAGAGTCCAAAGCACATAAAAACCTAAGACACACATCTCGAATAGAGGTAATTCTTTTTTGAATTCTAGATAGACCATAGAAGCACCCAACCCGAAGAAGAACTGAGTAATAGAATACGCTAATAATGTATAAGGAATATGTGTATTAAATTTTTGATAAGTAGAACGATCTATCTCAGGAGGAACCACTGATTCTCCCAGATCTTTCGGCTTCCAACCTGGAGGTTTGATCCAAACTAAAAATTTATCCTTCCAATTCTTAGTTTTCCAGGAAAGAAGGAATAACTCTTCGAAATAATGGAACTGTGTCCAAACAGGACTCCAGGTCTGCATAGGTTTTACGATCCCAAAGATAGGCTCTTCTTCTTCCTCTTTATAAGACCCGAACATTCTGTCCCAGATCGCAAATGTTCCCGCGTAATTTTTATCTATATACTTAGGATCTCTTCCGTGGTGTACTCTATGTTGAGAAGGAGTGTTGAATACCCACTCGAAAATTCCTAATTTAGGGATCGCTCTAGTATGAAGCCAGAACTGATAAGCAAAATTAATCTGGATACAAAGTAGGAACATGATAGGCGGAAATCCCATCAATGCCAACGGGAGATAAAATGGAAGAGAGAACGTATTTTGAGTGACTCCTTGTCTTAAAGCCACCGTAAAATTATAATCTTCACTTTGGTGGTGAGCCACATGAGAAGCCCAGAAAATATTGATCTCGTGCCCGAATCTATGATACCAATAATAGAAAAAATCCGCCAGAACGAAACAGAACACCCAACCTATCCAAGAATCGTTTGAAATATTCAATATTCCAAATTTTGCATATACCCAGGAATACACCGCCATCAATCCTAGAGTAATAAACACAGTAAAGATCTGCATAAAGATCCCGGCTGAAAGATTATTGATAGAATCCTTAAAACGATAGAATGGTTTATCACCAAACACTGAAT
Proteins encoded in this region:
- a CDS encoding adenosylcobinamide-GDP ribazoletransferase, whose amino-acid sequence is MFGFIRKELIIFLSSVRYNTRIIVPSWVEHSDEYLNSSSRYFPLVGWIVGAIAWFVLWVADLSLSWEISIVLAMAVSVLVTGAFHEDGFTDVCDGFGGGWTKEKILEIMKDSRIGAFGTIGIILVLLLKFVCYKSLEEFSIEVLFITILSSHSSSRFWALFTAKTLPYVREDQLSKAKPIIQTLKTSNVIIAGIWGLAPWLAFFHNEYLPSDRVFGFLLYPFLLQTFGYLYLRSFYKKWLGGYTGDCLGAVQQVTELLYLIGIVAAWKSF
- a CDS encoding histidine phosphatase family protein, yielding MEIFLVRHTTPEVEPGTCYGKSDLGLPSSFEKEAENVLKLLPEKVHSIRTSPLFRCYSLAEYISKHLESKSITPAWKVDSNIQELDFGDWEGRLWEDLPRSETDPWMEDFVNRRPPGGETYSELKTRILRSWEEGLQEAKSWENLKKEEGETSEYKTIWVSHGGPIRCLSSMVLGFPLENSFRLVLEYGSVSCFKIRFGEIESYPQFVYWNKK
- a CDS encoding vWA domain-containing protein — encoded protein: MFSFRNFRYSSVLNNEILKYILIISLLLGPSFLVSDTSPELAVPGQPETAKLFILDASGSMNEYLGIYQKVHLAKKYVRHYVDKLPEETEVGFIAYGNRLPGCQSSRLYQPLEKGNRPGFQNKLFGLTPSGATPLAESIRIAGDYIVRRKSPTDLILVTDGIESCYGNPEKELQVLQQKGINFKMHIFGLGLKPEEKRIMQSLAKIGNGKYYNVGEDSDFFLAMEDLLKQEPLPKRTEVESEKRKPKIRIAGIEKNQTDSEDNFYRVKFIFENSDSDNQCVLLNLKRRSSTSSKIQSWNPQRASEPERVLRTEQICFRSRKGEGEFQISAPAHLPLNLELELWDTKGIPSPVDKSGEKNLTE
- a CDS encoding mucoidy inhibitor MuiA family protein — protein: MKNYKILMYSSVAKFVFIFVLVSFPVFGKEFSLPIKEVTVHQGTAQILRSGRVQLEPGTNKIEISYLPVSLLEETLTAAVTSPQVEVTGSRTWKEEGTAASNPEVAQLQKKVQQLEKDLENILAKENDLRAEKDLLSEMRKKVSDVVGRNLLYGRVEGDGKNWGTYLKKTRDEAVSIFASWEKLEKSKRKVQTELEESRAQLSLLLSQAEKSTRTTWVQIVNTSSEAKSVELRLSYLVPSADWKPTYILTADDSLTKAKLEYIVEIRQESGEDWKGVQLLLSTTRPDLSLRRDRLRPLRLFDVEVDSKQEILTNQTQAVGAAQMPNEESNIPSTEEPSPSSERGSGFLFRLPKTITLASQKESRKFEMLSFNAPIQVKTVASPRYKPFPLLEAEFQNMGEFPILPGEVSLFRSSGLVGRTKVSYVSPKENLSVSLGTEGSLRLSYRKDWNQTKEGLISTQKVMEKKVYLSLENFGKESKTVIVREQIPISESASVKVEVNQEASTPGSKEYRANSGIIEWNLVIPPSGKKEIKLEYKVTYPNHQNLDFLRSF
- a CDS encoding mucoidy inhibitor MuiA family protein, translated to MISRFSSSVLAASFLILLGTNFYAQESDPSASDTPTAITEEEKASKSPVPVSYARIDSVLLYSDLVYVTRQSEVKLPAGVSEVLLGEVPIASLDKSVIITFTDPNKKFKIKGIRVSEKASRRKKSQEAEELEKRKESLLLALSTKSREVQDLLDWEASIKSIKPAIRDQDGVVEKIDSENFSSFRKTYAELAEDNTKLRLAKLEELDRIREEFYIVTTKIAHLAEGDTLRRKEIRLDVESDTPNTFPFEYKYLIRGANWFPRYTLELNSNGQEAELGWHALVRNETGEDWKNVRLEFSTANPNQDIDLPEYREYRIASKEVAVYSGEEDYSPADKEYDAPSKPSANAGAMIQSKKESKKKAPAPKISQRSKAEERIDDVQYQEKNDSPLMQSRALIEGNYKDRSNSLRVEENMNRLQGELASQKYSFDQGSYEESIRYGKEALRRFSGLRESSRKELKDLENEVQNLLNRSSQLSSDKKYSNQLIAPGISSEGFDFRYIAQSREKIPSDRTLNRVFLRKRNITVRPGYETSPLTNDGVFLNVVSSNTEREPLLAGPLEIYSGENLLGTTTVSTLKPGQEIKMELGPDRDIKVERKQEKLDDKSGIISRKKNIRYRVTISIKNNKRRAVPVRLIDRIPYTNDDSVKVEWSLGTDTPKSKTDDGILTYEFEIGANSRKTVQFEYTVSYPADNILRETPGSDSY
- a CDS encoding sterol desaturase family protein — translated: MEKNIIELITPVFFVLVVVELLYSVFGDKPFYRFKDSINNLSAGIFMQIFTVFITLGLMAVYSWVYAKFGILNISNDSWIGWVFCFVLADFFYYWYHRFGHEINIFWASHVAHHQSEDYNFTVALRQGVTQNTFSLPFYLPLALMGFPPIMFLLCIQINFAYQFWLHTRAIPKLGIFEWVFNTPSQHRVHHGRDPKYIDKNYAGTFAIWDRMFGSYKEEEEEPIFGIVKPMQTWSPVWTQFHYFEELFLLSWKTKNWKDKFLVWIKPPGWKPKDLGESVVPPEIDRSTYQKFNTHIPYTLLAYSITQFFFGLGASMVYLEFKKELPLFEMCVLGFYVLWTLWNIGAIFELKTSGIVSELIRLASIAALTYVYPFDFTHVEKLTAVLPVETLQYLPELMKQVALISFFVLGGFLVSQKRFFSIKGYMPKTV